Within the Ciona intestinalis chromosome 13, KH, whole genome shotgun sequence genome, the region cgtgttataacgactgtcgttacaccgccatgcgaggataaataagttacatacgtggtaacttgtaagcgggcacgaggtgtataaaacaacacccgtgttataacgactgtcgttgccccgccatgcgaggataaataagttacatacgtggtaacttgcaagcgggcacgaggtgtataaaacaacacccgtgttataacgactttcattGCACcaccacatgaggataaataatttttatttgattaagtattttttatattaaagtgaATAACTCTTTTGTTGTCAGGCGATGAGCATTTCTTCAAGTGACGTCATGTTTGATGACGTTGCGGCGGAGAATCCGTATTTGGAAATCGGAGGATATTTCAAACCAAATACGAAGCCACGTGGAAAACTAGCAGTCATTATTCCGTTCAGGTTGGTGATGTCATACCGTATCGGCGTCATAAAAGTGTATAGTGatttcattttgttgtttttattattaaagtcTTCGCAACTATGTGTTTtacgaaataaatttttgttactCTTAGAAACCGAAAATTTCACCTTCGAGTACTTCTTCATTATTTGCACCCTGTGCTACAATCACAACGATTCGAGTATTGTATTTACGTCATTAATCAGTCAAACAAAGGGGTCTTTAATAAAGGAGCTTTAATGAACGTAGGGTACTTGGAGGCCATGAAACGTCACAATTACTCTTGTTACGTATTTCATGACGTAGATCTGCTACCAGAAGAACATAGGTACGTCCTGAATGACGTATAGCATAGTGGTTAGCCCGTGtgattttagaaaataaattagttaaatttatttatacaattaactaGTCCTTACATTCCGCAAAATGTCGCTCTTGAGTTGTCGAAATTTGTTTCAGCTGTGCATGAGATTAATTACTTTGCAAGCTGCCAGAACAATTTGCTACCTTTTAAATAAAGCTTACCCTGTCAACTGCAAAAAATACTTGACGACCTAAACACTCTACGTCACTATTAAAATTCATTACGTCATCACAGATGCTTGTACACGTGCTCCGATGACGTCAGACACATATCTACTGGCATTAGCAAGTTCAAGTACAAATTGGTGGGCGGGGTCACAGTTGGGGGCGTCTCCGCATTCACAACAGCTCAACTACAGCGGGTAAACGGGTGGTCGAATCGTTACGTTGGTTGGGGCGGCGAAGACGACGACATGGCGATCAGGTCGGtgcttctgtgacgtcatagtaacaaaaatgacgtcacgatgtcTATAACGCCAACTTTATGAAAGTTGTAAAACTAATGTTTAAGTTTCggcatgatgacgtcatatacatGTCTTATGGCGTCTTAATTtaaatgacatcacaaaggcAATGCTAAGAATGATATCATACTGGCATTGACGtcatttttagtaaatttagTTGGTTTAAAGTTAAGATTATGCAATTTGGGtctacaaatttattttctttcacgTCACTTACAtatactatgacgtcataatattgtTAATTACAGAATCCGCGCGCATGGAATGAGGATTAGACGACCATCTCCTTCGCTGTGTAAGTTTACGTCGTTGCCCCATGGCCCTGACCCGGGAAACCCCCTAAACAAGAAACGTTTCAACATGCTACGTCACACAACCAAGGAAATGTTCGGGGATGGTGTGAACTCGGTCGAGTACTCGGTGCTCGGAGAAACATTGCAAGCTACGTTTACGAACATAACTGTGGAACTGGGAAAATACTAAAGTGTATCTTTATATGTGCAAAGTGTATGTTTAAGACCAAAAGTAGTAACACCATCTATTGTAAGTTTCCGGTACAgtgtttggtttttatttcttaacgATGGAATAGTGTTTAATTCGTATATCGTGTTGAAGTCATTCATATTGCGACAAAATGGTTTACCAATCCTATGTAATTAATAACGGATTAAGGGTAAAAAACGCTTAGCTGATTTTATCCGAGATTGGCAAGCAACGACACTTTTTGCACTACggatgttctattttatacaactcGTGGCTGATTTTGTAACTAGCTTtgtgtgtcttgcccaaatcGTTTACATGTGGTGCGTAACTGTGTAATTAactattttcatttgtttgtaggctatggctgaaaatttagacaaaccgTAATCGACCACCGAATTAAAGCAAAACCTTAATCTTGCTCAAAGACACTCGGCTACGTATTGCTAACAACGTCTAGGCTCGAATCCGTATCTTTTGGTAGTGATATACATTACATCTATACGGCTTTTAACGTTAAAGCGATAACGCCACaataatgaattaaaacacgatttacGGGAACCAATCGTACATCGGTTTAGAAAATGTCCGACAAGAAATTCTGTGAACATGTCATGTCGTATTGATAACAGTCTTGCTCAATCTAtttgttttaccaaatatGGAGAAGGGTATTGGGAGAAAGGAAAACACAGAAGATTATAAAGAGCCAAGTTTTGCAGCATTTCGACACTTTGTTGCAAAAGTTTTGAAGTCGATATTGAAACGTTTTTAAGAATATTAACAgggtttaatttaatgttttcatctgttaaaattattgcaaTTTAAGGTTTTTTATTGGAGATATTCgaatattttacaaagataaaaaaataatggtttTAACAGTAAagcatttcttttttaattgtaaacgAGCATcggtttataaaaaaaaatgaacaactcctggtgtatttatttcttggtttgttctttttacaccgaggcgagctacgctCTATGGTAAACGCCGctttaaagaacaaacaaagaaatatctgcGCTGACTTGCGCTGAGGGTGtaaaaatttctttgtttgtttcttaacACCAAGGCCAGCTAGTGTTAACGTCACTTAAAACAAACAGAGAATTATCtacgctgaacaacgctgggtgtggAAACCATTGCATAAAATACGTTTGTAAAACAGCTTAAGCAATATCAACGCTCGaagtttataacaaaaatatttatctgttAGTTACTTTTGACCCAGTAAAGTTACACACTATGCGGCATCGGGTATACGCGTTGTCATTATGAGTCGTATGTTTGCTTGTAGAATACCTTGATTAATTAACAGCTTATGGAAGGCAAACATTCAATGTGTGTTTAATCATACGCCTTATATTGTCTTAAACTGCGACCGTGTGTAATGTGGCCGGCATTTTGCGGGTTCTTATACTTTTAAAGGTTGGGTTTTTCGTAACTTGTTATTGTAGCCGTTGTTTTATTGCATAGTAAAGATGATATTTCTGTTTTCAGAAAGGTAAGGTTTGGTAAAGTTAGAGAAAGAAGAgtgttcaatatttttaaaattttaggagAGCGTGTATAGACATTTGTGTTTTTGCGGACTTTTTAGATATGACATATTTGATTCATGTACGATAAAGTTAGGCATTCATACGTTTAAATCGAGCTGTTGTAATTGTTGCAGTGTGTGAATAAGCAGATATGAcatttggttggtttggtcatttatatattcttgtgggtcgaaacttgagtgacttatccatggttgccactccgatgcccacagtcgagttgctgaagctattgcagtgtgtggatacgCGACTTTTGATTTTATAcgcaattaaaaaatatatgggTTCGTAAAAGACGCAACTGTATAGTAATATGCGGTCACGCACTCAGCTTTAAATAGGCGACAAACTTAACTCCGTAAAGCACCGTCGGTCAAAATTCCAAATAACCAAAATTCGCTAATATAAGTTCCTTGCATAGTTTCCATACATAAGATATAACCAGACACCTGGGaacttatatataattgtGGTTGCCTTTTTTCGTTGAAGAATTAACTGTCAAGCATAATAGACGTATACTGCTACTACGTGGTCTGTAAATACTTTAAGCTAGTTGTCAAGCAAGTGCAGTTAATCCAGTTATGCTTATACGTAGAAACGGCAACTCGGTATACAAGCCTATTATAGACTTTATAACCACGtgcaataatttaaatttcgtAACatgatttatttgaaaatatttaaaatcttttgaaaataattttaagattcgtacataattttaaaatataccagTCTCCCTATGCTGCTGCTATACAAAGGCGTGGTTTGTTATAGACAGACTGATTTACGGCCGATATTTTGAAAACCTTACTTGAATTCACTGGGTTTGTAAAAATGTCCGTAAAATGTCTTGCCCAGAGACACAGCTTAATGCATTGTAATTCTAACCAAACACCCAAGTTCTTATTCTAACATGTTGATGTCATTTTAAACCAGCTTCTCAAGCGCCACCATTGGAATTTGAACCCAGTAACCCAAATttacgatttttttatttgcagaaGACAATatgaaatttgtaaaatatctcTTCCTCCTGCTGGTTCTCCTTCTTGTTTCTTCTTTGCTCCTGGAGAGCGCAGGAGTGGGAAGCAAAGAAGAGAGAAGGGAGAGACGAAGAAGGCGACGAAAANNNNNNNNNNNNNNNNNNNNNNNNNNNNNNNNNNNNNNNNNNNNNNNNNNgatttttgtttttgcggACTTTTTAGATATGACATATTTTGAGTTGATTCATGTACGATAAAGTGAGGCATTCATACGTTTTAGTTGAGTTGTTGAATCTgttgtagtgtgtggatagGCAGATATAAcatttggttggtttggtcatttatatattcttgtgggtcgaaacttgagtgacttattcgtggttgccacttccatgcccacagtcgagctgctgaagctattgcagtgtgtggataagcagacacgacttttggttggtttggtcatttatattttcgtgtgtgggaacttgagtgacttatccatggttgccactcccatgcccacagtcgagttgctgaagctattgcagtgtgtggatacgCGACTTTTGATTTTATACgcaatttaaaaatctatGGGTTCGTACAAGACGCAACTGTATAGTAATATGCGGTCACGCACTCAGCTTTAAATAGGCGACAAACTTAACTCCGTAAAGCACCGTCGGTCAAAA harbors:
- the LOC100184328 gene encoding beta-1,4-galactosyltransferase 4-like, with the translated sequence MTGSRLFIGRGSRLKNVIILFIFVNLVAGFAYIHHLIETKNRNSTGNVSSARRSHAAAHGFINALSNQRRSHVAQYPKKYHSVHHGSHKTHHRWQKTRHEVRKTPHRNHHGYHHRHHMHHDHARHSHVGHHGHSSLRNHRVKQRPLYVRDDEKEYWMENGEEYKETRNLTTAMSISSSDVMFDDVAAENPYLEIGGYFKPNTKPRGKLAVIIPFRNRKFHLRVLLHYLHPVLQSQRFEYCIYVINQSNKGVFNKGALMNVGYLEAMKRHNYSCYVFHDVDLLPEEHRCLYTCSDDVRHISTGISKFKYKLVGGVTVGGVSAFTTAQLQRVNGWSNRYVGWGGEDDDMAIRIRAHGMRIRRPSPSLCKFTSLPHGPDPGNPLNKKRFNMLRHTTKEMFGDGVNSVEYSVLGETLQATFTNITVELGKY